A region from the Phoenix dactylifera cultivar Barhee BC4 unplaced genomic scaffold, palm_55x_up_171113_PBpolish2nd_filt_p 000445F, whole genome shotgun sequence genome encodes:
- the LOC120106064 gene encoding zinc finger BED domain-containing protein RICESLEEPER 2-like, which yields MDFAQFRSQSSSKRPKRSELDSYLDDDVLPDLENKEFDILAWWKSNAAVYPILSRMARDVLAIPVSTVSSESAFSTGGRVVDQYRSSLSPSTVEALVCTQDWLREQYDEVANCSSSVTLNVDDDTLDSWSGQFGRTE from the exons atgGACTTTGCTCAATTTAGAAGTCAGAGTTCTTCAAAACGCCCTAAGAGATCCGAGTTGGATAGTTATTTGGATGATGATGTACTTCCTGATTTGGAGAATAAAGAGTTTGACATCTTGGCTTGGTGGAAGAGCAATGCAGCAGTCTATCCTATACTATCAAGAATGGCTCGAGATGTTCTAGCTATTCCAGTCTCCACTGTTTCATCTGAGTCAGCATTCAGCACTGGTGGTAGAGTTGTGGATCAGTATCGAAGCTCTTTGAGCCCTTCTACCGTAGAAGCCTTAGTGTGTACCCAAGATTGGCTTCGTGAACAATATGATGAAG TTGCAAATTGCTCGAGTTCTGTAACGTTGAATGTAGATGACGACACCCTGGACTCCTGGAGTGGGCAATTTGGGAGAACTGAATGa